The following proteins are encoded in a genomic region of Coffea eugenioides isolate CCC68of chromosome 6, Ceug_1.0, whole genome shotgun sequence:
- the LOC113774960 gene encoding uncharacterized protein LOC113774960 — MANAWKRNQPTKILTPKTILLFLLTSLLLVTFLYLASQIQTPTPKTIKTLAQFDRKIKPFDCYSSPQAHPVIANIVEGLKYPFLYSLSDFGNLPEKPHKNIVRTLKGKPFRKADISVTVQELLEKLKGDKHGIFVDVGANVGMATFAAAVMGIKVLAFEPVFENLQRICEGIYFNRVGGLVEVFEAATSDRSGNITFHKLVGRLDNSAVSATGAKMAFKSNEEIALQIKSIPLDEVIEESEPVLLLKIDVQGWEYHVLKGASKLLSRNKGEAPYIIYEEDERLLKASNSSAKEIREFLHSLGYHDCTQHGTDAHCTKTE, encoded by the exons ATGGCAAATGCCTGGAAAAGAAATCAACCCACAAAAATTCTCACCCCAAAAACCATCCTCCTCTTCCTCTTAACGTCTCTCCTCCTCGTCACCTTCCTCTACCTAGCCTCCCAAATCCAAACTCCTACTCCTAAAACCATCAAAACCCTTGCTCAATTTGACCGAAAAATCAAGCCTTTTGATTGCTACAGTTCACCCCAAGCCCACCCTGTCATTGCCAACATCGTTGAAGGCCTTAAGTACCCTTTTCTTTATTCACTCTCAGACTTTGGGAATTTACCAGAAAAGCCCCACAAGAATATTGTTAGGACCCTTAAAGGAAAACCCTTTAGGAAGGCTGATATTTCAGTCACTGTGCAAGAACTATTGGAAAAATTGAAAGGCGATAAACATGGTATTTTCGTAGATGTTGGTGCTAACGTGGGAATGGCTACCTTTGCAGCTGCTGTAATGGGGATTAAAGTTTTGGCCTTTGAGCCCGTTTTTGAGAATTTGCAGAGGATTTGTGAAGGGATTTACTTCAACAGAGTTGGGGGCTTAGTTGAGGTTTTTGAAGCTGCAACTTCGGATAGATCAGGGAATATCACATTTCATAAG TTAGTCGGCCGGCTAGACAACAGTGCAGTCTCGGCCACTGGTGCCAAAATGGCATTTAAGTCCAACGAAGAGATTGCACTTCAAATCAAGTCAATTCCACTGGATGAAGTGATTGAAGAGTCTGAGCCCGTGCTCCTGCTTAAAATAGATGTTCAGGGTTGGGAGTACCACGTACTGAAGGGTGCCTCAAAGCTGCTATCAAGAAATAAGGGGGAAGCCCCGTACATAATATATGAGGAAGACGAGCGCTTGTTGAAAGCAAGCAATAGTAGTGCCAAAGAGATTCGGGAGTTTCTTCACAGTCTGGGCTATCATGACTGCACTCAGCATGGTACAGATGCACATTGCACAAAAACAGAATGA